TGAGGCGTTTGAGCTCCCAAAGCTAAGTTCAAAACCCTGCAATGTTCAAATCAAGGATAAATAATTGTAATGACATGATATATTTATAAACAAAATTAATATTGTTTAAATTAACTAAACAAATATGAATGTTAGGATTAAACATTACTTTGGTGCATTTAAACCCAATATTTAGCTGATATTCAgttggatatttttttttggagtcGGGTGTCATAtacataaaatatattatatacaaAAGTCGCTTTAGTACGTAGaacaaaaaaatgtaaatgtaccttgattaattgttatttttgtCATGAATATGACAACAACAATATGTTTGATATCGCTTGCACTTTGAAATGCGTTCAAATCGCGATGAACTCATCGAACAAAACACATCAAAAAAATTTCCTATGAAAACAATAAATAACTTTACTGCATTTGTACTACTTaatctttctttttttatttaaattgaaaattCGAATTTGTGTTTTCTCCTTGtaaagataaaagaaaatacGTACTCATCAAATTCGATCTCAATTTCTTTGATTTTCGTAAGCACTCCATTTCACACGTGTATGAGTTTTATTTTCTGACATTCGTACGCGAACACATGTTATCTGAAGTCATGTTATTATCAATTGTTGGAATTGAAAATAtaagtgaaataaaatgaattaaGAAATTTACTTACCGATAAAAAATCTTTGATTGAACTCAAGGTTGAGCACTTCAAACATGTTATCAAACCCGATCACATGCCTAGGAACCACATAATTGTTGTATGGAAATACCTTTGTTAGGCTCTTCAAGTGTATCTTGTAACGATGCATATATGCACTGGAACCCTGAAAAATTGTGTCATACGAAAAAAATATTGAGAGCAACAGACTAAATCTTCAGTGGTTATATCTTCAAAACGATGCATATATGCCAATCACCCGTTTCAATTTTTTGACCCTATAAATCAAGTAGGTTCCAATAATTGACTGACTATGAAGTAAAATAAACTATACTGGATCAGTAATGATAATATCGGACTCTATGGATTCAAACATCTGAATCCATCAACAACAAATTATAGGACGATGGGTGAAACATTTCATCGTCATCTACTCATCTTGAGAATTCCAACCAATTCTCAAAACTAAGCTACGCTTGATTCAAGCAGAAGCAGATATTATGGAGGGACTCAAACGTAGTTTATACACTTTATTAATAAGAGGGGAAGAACTATGGAAACTCTACTGGTTCTTCTGAATATCTGACCTGTATATacaataaaagaaatattagaactctaaattactccctccggtcctatttataagcatgaaagagaagaaaaatcttggtcctttttataagaaccaaatgaaagtttgagctatattaattatttttttccaatgatgcccttattaattctaacttgtaaaatgtgtctcattaattattctctctctttctcactttccaacactaataacaaagggtaattttggaagtttattttgattcaagacaaatttaatgcattttatctagtttaactacatttcttaaactatgtgaatttttttttgttgcttataaataggaccggagggagtacctATAGAAGAACTATTAGCCCAAAAAAATATGCATTTGGGGTGCTAAAGGATTCTACAAATAAAAAAGGTAAAGCTTGAAAAACTGAGGATAGAAATTGATGCTCCAGATAGCTGAAAATTCATGTTCGATATTTGTAAGCTGAGAAAGGAAAGAAATTTAATGAGATACTTCAAAATAAGACAGTGACGTAAATGAATTaatgttaaaatttgaattcaaataaTTCTTATCAGGCAATTAGGCAATTAATACAGAATTGAAGTTTGAAATTCAAATGCAAAACAAATACATTAATTTGAAGTTGGAATTGAGCAGAAAGGAAAGTTTTGATTATACCTGAAAGTGATAACGGAGAATATCATGGGATTCCATTAAATTTAATTGGGACAAGGAATCTAGGGTTCGTAGCTCGCCATGGACGCCGTCGCAAAATTGAAGAAAGGTGCCAGAGGAAGCCCTATCTTCAACAATCTCTGGCATGTACATCATCAAGCATTTGTCTGAATGAAAAAAACCTCCCATTGAAACAAAACTGAGTTTTCTACATGctgaaaccaaacaaaaacgCAGGTGAAAATCGAAATAACCCAGCAACAAAGAAACAGAAGGAAACGATGATACTCTGAAGGAGGATAAGCTCCGCCGATGATGATTCTCGGTCAGGGACCTTGCTCCGTTACAGACTTCGCGAGGAGAGGCTGGGTCGTCGACGTCGCACCGTGGAGAGTAGGGAGGCAGCGAGATGGGTGGTAATGGAGGAGATGAAAGCGAGGGAGGGAGGGTTGCGAAAGTGAGACACTATCGATCCAAAGCGAGATAACGAAAGTGATTAGGGAAACAAAATTGAGGGCTGCGAATGAGATGGCTGGTAAATGGTAATGGAGGGAGGGGATGGTGATCTCAAGCGAGTGAGAAACAGATTGATgttgagagagagaaaaaacgCAACATTGAAGACGTAAAGACGCGTTTTGATATCGATATATGGCTATGCTATTAAAGAGAGGTGAGTGTAGGATAACAAGAAATGTTTAGGATAAGAGGAATGAAGGAATGACTGCCAAGTAGGATTTCTTAAGAAATTAACCAATCAGGAGGTGTCATGCATGCAATGACTGGGCTGAGATCTTTTCCTGAATGTATATACTATGATGCTATTAAAGAGAGGTGAGTGTAGGATAAGAAGAAAGGTTTAGGATAAGAGGAATGAATGAATGACTGGCAAGTAGgattttttaagaaattaacCAATTAGGAGGTGTCATGCATGCGATGACTAGACTGAGATCTTTTCCTGAATATATATACTATGGATATTTAACTACTGACAAATGAAAACCACTATTAGGTGGGGGAACAACCATTGCATAATTTCACTAAACAATTATCACAAATCATATCATGCATATATCGTCTAACACTAATTCATAGAAACAacctaaaaataatattatccgTATAATTAATGTTGAGAAGTCTAAGGAGATATGACTAAAATAGCCTCTTTATCTCTAAGTTATTTTTTAGGGTAGAGTTAGACTTTTCATAttctaatataatataataatatagaGTTTATCCTAGATAATTTATTAGAGACTGCTTATATATGAGTCATCTACAGATATTCAGTCACACATATCTCACGCTTCAATGTCGAGTCATGGGCATGAGTGAGTGtattgagaagtctcacatctcGGCGAGACTCGAAAGATGTGACCAAAATAGTTTTTATGTATGAGAAGACAATTATCTCCTTTAAACTAACTTTTAGGATAAAGTTATGCCTCTCAAGTCTCAAATTCTAATTCTAATTAAGATTTTTTAAGAGATATTATTTTTGTTAGATGGGGACAAAGCCCCAATTTACGAAGAGATTTTATATTCTTGCTCAATCACAATTATTTTCCATTTTCAGTTTAATTTCTTTTCTAAAcacattatttatttcatatcaATAACTTTCTctattctttttctctttttccttcCTTTCAAACTCCTAAATTCATTGCAATTAGAGTTTCATAGCCACTTGATAAAACCAATCAACTCATATTTTTCACCAAAATTAAACGGAAGATATATTTTAAAACTTGATCAAACAACATAAATTTAGGAGATTACTAGACaattcaaattatttttttctggggttgtctaaatgactagtagaaagtttgggttaaataattcatcatccaatcacattagagATAAGTGGGTTGGAATTtctctattttatttattaatttatttccaactcacttatctccaatgtgattggatgatgaattatttaatccaaATTTTcttatgggtcatttagacaacctcttGATTATTGATTCCTCGGTTATTGATTCCTATCCAACTTGATTATTGATTCCTCGGTTATTGATTCCTATCCAACTTGATTATTGATTCCTCGGTTACTTTTCAAGGAAACATGGACCTTGGAGAGCCCACTTTTCTGGTTGCTATGCTTTCTTTGTGCTTAAACATCCTGAGGGGCAGTTACATAGTTTGATATCATGGGACAACACTATGGTATAACTAATGCACATGCACAATCCAAGCCCTTGATCAATTTGACAGCTTCCACATATCCGCCCCATTTGACAAAGTCTAAACTCTAAACCATGTATAAACTCAAGCCTTAATGAAGAAGCAATGAAAAAAGTTAAGAGAGTTCTGTGGAGCTCACCCTCTAGGACTATCTCAAAAGCATGAACATTCAATGATTCAAAATTGAAATATCAATGTGCCCCAACTTTAACTCACCTAAACCACCTTTTGGAAATGCCCATAAAAAAACACATTGTCCCCACCACTCCACAATTACTTAATTGAAAAAGCTCGTTTTCCTTTTCACTTTCTCTAGTCCATGCCATCACCACATTTAGGACAATAAATAAACATGTCACCTCTATCTCTCCCTCATCACCTTGCTTGATCAGAGTGGCCTTTTTAGTATTGTACCATTTCAAACATGCTATCCAACTCACCCCCACTCTCAGAGGAAACTAGTCCTCTTTCTCTTGAACATATTGGCAAATCAGATGAACCAAGGAATCAACAATATTCCCATACCAACAGTACAAGCAAGTTACCAGCACTTTGGCAACCTAGACATCAGAAAACCAAACCAGTTATATGGTTTGCTGCAGTTCTGTGCTTGATATTCAGCCTTGTACTTATCTTCTTTGGAATTGCAACATTAATCATCTACCTTTCCTTCAAGCCAAGAAACCCCATATTTGACATTCCCAATGCAAGCCTCAATGTTGTTTATTTTGACTCAACAAGTTACCTCAATGGTGAATTCGCCTTCCTTGCAAATTTCACTAACCCCAACAGTAGAATTCATGTGAGGTTTGAGTCCTTGAAGATTGAGCTTTTCTTCTCAGACAGGCTCATCTCATCACAATCAATCAAGCCTTTTACTCAGAGGCCAAGGGAAACCAGGTTGCAATCGGTGAAGCTCATGTCCAACTTGATGTTCTTGCCTCAAGATGTTGGTGTGAAGCTTCAAGGGCAGGTGCAGAGCAACAGGGTCAACTACTATGCAAGGGGAACCTATAAGGTGAGGTTCAACATGGGTCATATCCATTTATCTCACTGGTTGCATAGCGTATGCCATATAGAGATGAATGGTCCTCCAAATGGTGTCCTACTAGCTAGAGAATGCACAACATGGCGATAATTGAAAAAACATGttatccaaaatcaattcttgGGAAAAGCTTTTGCGAGTACGTAACTTATGAgtgctagaattgattttgaagaaaaataagCTGATCCAGAAGTGCTAGAAGAGGCAGGGTAAATTCTTTGTGCTTATTATGCTTTCTAGTTTCTATTCTATTTTGATTTATAGAATTATAGCTAATGGTAAATAGCAGTTTGCACGGGAGTGATATCTTTCATATTGAGTgatgaaaaagagaaagaatatTATCAGAAGATAccattttgatttatttattttttaaaatttaatttgttgatAGAAACTTTCTAGGTAGAAACTTAAGAGGAGGGGTTTGGTTGAAGCCCTTCAATATCAGGAACATGTAGTGGTGGATTTTATTTTCATCTAATAGTATTTACAGCGGGTTCACTAAAGCAAGCATTGAATTAACCTTTTGTCACCGTTTTCTTTAGTTTCCTTAGCTGTGTTGTGTTACGATTTGGATAACTTTTTGACTGTATAAAACAGACAAAGCCAAAATGTGAAAAGGACTCGGCAAAGATTGATCATTGACGTGGAATCAACTAGGCTTTCAAAGTAAAAATAATTGATCATTGACATGGAATCAACTTGCCTGACATCCCAAAATCATTTCTTAATCCAGATTATCAAAATTAAATCATGTGATTCCCTTCTTTTGCAATGACAAAAGTGAAAACAATAATCATGCACAACTTTCTTAATCTATTTCATCTATCAAATTTAAATCATGTGATTTCCCTTCTTTAAGAATCATGTATTCATATTTGATATTTCCATTTTATAGAGGTCTTCTTTCTGTTTTAAACAAAAGTGACTATTATAGTAGACAACCTGTCTCAGTCCATTCTGATATGCAGAATCATTATTAAAGGCAAACTCTTGAAATCATACACAACCTTCTTAATGAACTCTGCCTGCTTTTGGCTAACTTCTTCATAGAAGAGATAAAGAAGCTTAGACTTTGTAGCTCATCATATCTTCACTGTGTTAATTTGTTGTTTAGATGCTGATCTTCTGTAATCGTCTGCTACTATGTTTCTCACTTGTGAcaactaattaaaaataaaataaaaatgcaaatgAAATAATTATTTACTATACATGTCAGGTGTCTTGCTTTTAAACGGAGGAGCATATACTAAGTGAagtactgatttttttttttcttttctatatgGCTCCATTTAACTAAGCAAATTTTCAATACTACATTAGACTCCTGACTCCAGAGTACATGACAATGTAAAATTATTATCTTAGAAGTTGCAATATATTCAACTGAGGGGCACAATATTGGCATTAGAATAAGCTCTGTAATATAATTATTGTTATAAAGTGATATTTATATATGAAATATGTACGCAAAATAAAGCATGGTAATGAGAAGCAGAAGCTCGTGCTTAAATGTAGCAATTtcataatata
This is a stretch of genomic DNA from Lotus japonicus ecotype B-129 chromosome 1, LjGifu_v1.2. It encodes these proteins:
- the LOC130732955 gene encoding NDR1/HIN1-like protein 2 encodes the protein MLSNSPPLSEETSPLSLEHIGKSDEPRNQQYSHTNSTSKLPALWQPRHQKTKPVIWFAAVLCLIFSLVLIFFGIATLIIYLSFKPRNPIFDIPNASLNVVYFDSTSYLNGEFAFLANFTNPNSRIHVRFESLKIELFFSDRLISSQSIKPFTQRPRETRLQSVKLMSNLMFLPQDVGVKLQGQVQSNRVNYYARGTYKVRFNMGHIHLSHWLHSVCHIEMNGPPNGVLLARECTTWR